The sequence TTCTTTTTTGATAACTTTGTAGTAAAAGAATTAAGCGAAGAAGACACTCCTAAACCAGAAGAACCCGACAAGTCTTTGACTAATTTTGGAGATCTTTTATTTAGTGAAATTATGGCAAATCCACCTAATGGAACCTCTGAATATGTTGAACTATATAACAACACAAAAGACATTATAAATCTCAAGAACTATTTGTTTTACTATGGAACCAAAGCATACTTATTACCCGACGAATATATTCTGCCTAACAGTTATTTTGTATTGAGCAAAGAATCAATGACAAGTTTCCCTACATTGGCTAACGCTGGAAAACTATTGATGCTAACAACTCAAAAGGGAGATTTAATTTCTTGGTTTGAATACTCCGATTATATGTACAATGATACAGAAAAGAAAAAAGGAGGCTGGTCATTAGAGTGTAAAGATTTGTCGAATATGTCGAATGTATCAGACAACTGGTCGGCGAGTATCACACAAGGCGGTACTCCGGGTAAAGATAATTCAATAAAGTGCGATAATCCTGATAACTATCCTTTAGAACTTACGTCGGTATTACCTCAAGGAGATGCAACTTATTTATTAGAGTTTTCCAAACCAATCAATCCAGAAACTATCACAACAAAAACGTCTTACTCTTTAGACAATTCGGAATATAGTATAACTAATATAGAAAGCAACTACCCTCAATCTACTGAAGCTCTAATTCAATTAAATAAAGAATTACCCGAAGATGTATGGATTACATTATCTTTAAACGGAATAAAAGATTTATCTGGAGCTTCTTTTAATATTAATAATTCTACTAAGTTAGGTTATGCTTCACAAGCTGACGAAAAAGATATTCTTATAAATGAAATTCTTTTTAATCCTCCTGCTGATTGTGACGAATACATAGAACTAATAAATAACTCACAAAAGAATATCGACTTAAGGTTTTTGAGCATTACAAACCGAAAACCTTCTGATAATTCTTTTAATAAAACATATCCCTTATGCAAATTACCTTTTGTGCTTAAGCCTAAAGAATATGCAGTAATTACTAAATCTAAACAGATATTGAAAACCTTCTATAATTGCGACGAAAAGGCTCTTTTTGCTGAGCCAGCAAGTATGCCCTCTTTGTCGAATGTTAGCGGCTGTGTTGTTGTTCTGAATAACACAGATGATATTGTTGATGAGTTTTATTACAATCAATCTCTACATTCGTCGGGGGTATCTAACAAAAAAGGCGTAGCTTTAGAGAGATTAAGTTTAGATATTGAAACTAATGAGCCAAGCAACTGGACGTCGGCTTCAAGTTTGTCGGGTTATGGAACTCCAGGATACAGAAATTCTCAATTAGCTGGAATAGAAATTACAAAATCATCAAACAACAAATTCACTCTTGAGTATCCCGACTTTGAGGGAGGCGAATATACATTTCATTATAATTTAGACAAACCTAACTATAACTGTCGAATTGTATTGTTTGACATAGCTGGGCGTATGGTTTCTTCTATCGTCAACAATGAAACTTTAGGAGTCAGCGGCACAATAATCTGGCGAAACAATCAGCAGTTAGTTGAAGGTGTTTACATCTGTTTTATTGAGATATTCGACAAAGAGGGTCATAAAGATGTTTTTAAGATTCCTATGGTTATCGGACATAGATAAATTTACACCCCAAAAGCTATATAAAAACTTTTGGGGTGTACCTTAATTACTTTACTGCTTTTTCAGCTTATAGCTGTTTGAAAAAGTCGTTGCCTTTGTCGTCAACTAAAATAAATGCAGGGAAGTCTTCAACTTGTATTTTCCAGATGGCTTCCATTCCCAACTCAGGATAAGCAATACATTCGATACTCTTAATATTATCTTGAGCAAGAATAGCTGCTGGTCCTCCGATTGAGCCTAAGTAAAATCCTCCGTGTTTCTTACAAGCATCAGTTACTTGCTGGCTTCTATTTCCTTTAGCCAACATAATCATACTGCCTCCGTGAGACTGAAACAAATCAACATAAGAGTCCATACGTCCAGCAGTTGTTGGTCCCATAGAGCCACAAGCCATTCCTTCTGGAGTTTTAGCTGGTCCTGCATAATAAATAGGGTGATCTTTGATGTATTGAGGAAGTTCTTCTCCTCTATCCAACAATTCTTTAAGTTTAGCGTGAGCTATATCACGTCCTACTACTATTGTTCCATTCAAAGACAAACGTGTAGACACTGGGTACTTAGTAAGATCAGCAAGAATTTCTTTCATCGGGCGATTTAAGTCTATCTTAACAACCTCTCCTTCACCAGCTTTACGATATGCTTCAGGAATATATTGTGCTGGGTGTGTTTCTAATTTTTCAATCCAAACTCCGTCAGCATTAATCTTAGCTTTAATATTTCTATCAGCAGAACAAGAAACAGCCATTCCTACAGGGCAAGATGCGCCATGGCGAGGCAAACGAACAATACGCACATCGTGAGCTAAATATTTACCTCCGAATTGAGCACCTAAACCTATCTTTTGTGCCGCTTTTAGCATTTTGTTTTCCAATTCCACATCACGGAAAGCTTGTCCGTACTCGTTACCTTCAGTAGGAAGAGAGTCGTAATACTTAGTAGAAGCAAGTTTTACGGTTTTCAAACAAGCATCAGCAGAAGTTCCACCAATAACAAAAGCTATATGATAAGGAGGACAAGCAGCTGTTCCTAACGATTTCATCTTTTCGATAAGGAATTTTTCTAAAGAGTCAGGATTTAATAAAGCTTTCGTTTCTTGAAACAAATAAGTTTTATTAGCAGAACCACCACCTTTAGCTATACATAAAAACTTATACTCTTTGCCATCAATAGCTTGAATATCTATTTGAGCAGGAAGATTAGTTCCTGTATTCTTTTCGGTATACATATCCAAAGCAACCGTTTGAGAATAACGAAGGTTTTCTTCGGTGTATGTTTTATAAACCCCTTTAGAAAGAGCTTCTTCATCGCCGCCACCAGTCCACACTTGTTGACCTTTTTTAGCAATAATAGTAGCCGTTCCTGTATCCTGACAGAAAGGAAGCACTCCCTTTGATGAAACTTCGGCATTGCGAAGCATAGTTAGAGCAACAAACTTATCGTTTTCGCTCGCTTCTGGGTCTGATAATATTGCCGACACTTGTTTCTGATGAGCAGGACGTAAGTAAAACGAACAATCGTGGAAACAAGCATTCGCCAACTTTGTTAATGCATCAGGTTCAACTTTAAGAATTTCATTGCCTTCGAACGAAGATGTTGAAACTCCGTCTTTTGTGAGTAAATAATACTCTGTTTCATCTTTTCCTAAAGGAAAAGGATCTTGATACTTAAATGGAGGTGTCATATCTTTTTTATTTAATAATATAAATGTCTAATTCTTTATTCATAATTCTCTTCATCATACTCTTGATAAAGAAAATCATTGTAAGGAAATCTCTGAACGTGAATTTCTTTAACTCTATTATATAGAAGTTCTCTAAGTTCTTCTATATTTTGTTTGTCTTTAGCCGAAACAAAAACACAGTTGTCGTTAAGTTTGTTCATCCAAGTTTTCTTCAGCTCTTCTAAAGATATATTTTCTTTAGTAATAGGAGTAAGATCATCTTCTTCTTTCTCTATGTAAGAAAAAGCATCAATCTTATTAAAAACTATTATAGTTGGTTTGTCGTCCTTATCTATATCGTTTAGAGTTTGAGTTACAACCTCTAATTGTTCTTCAAAAGCAGGGTGCGAAACATCAACTACGTGCACTAAAATATCCGCTTCACGCACTTCGTCTAATGTCGACTTAAAAGATTCTATAAGTTCTGTTGGAAGTTTACGAATAAAACCTACAGTATCAGAAAGCAAAAATGCCAAGTTACTTATAGTTACCTTGCGCACGGTAGTATCTAATGTTGCAAACAATTTATTTTCGGCAAACACATCTGATTTACTAAGCAAATTCATCAGTGTAGATTTTCCTACATTGGTATAACCAACCAAAGCGACTCTAACTAATTTGCCTCTGTTTTTACGCTGATTAGCTTTCTGTTTATCTATTTCTTTAAGGTCTTCCTTAAGTTTAGATATTTTGCTTAGAATAATACGACGGTCGGTTTCTAACTGAGTTTCTCCAGGTCCACGCATTCTAAAGCCACCACTACCGCCACCACTTTGACGCTCTAAGTGAGTCCAAAGTCTTTTCAATCGAGGCAACATATAATTATACTGAGCAAGCTCTACTTGCACTTTAGCATTTGCCGTTTGTGCTCTCGAAGCGAAAATATCTAAGATAAGACTCGTTCTATCCATTATCTTCACCTTAAGCTCAGACTCTAAGTTACGAAGTTGCTTAGGCGAAAGTTCATCATCGAATATAACCATACTTATTTCGTTATCTTCATCTTCGGTGTATGCTTTTATTTCTTGTAGCTTACCCGACCCAACAAAAGTTACAGGGTGTGGATAGTCTACACGTTGAGTAAATCTCTTTTCTGCCGTTATTCCAGCAGTGCTCGCAAGAAACTCCAACTCGTCTAAATACTCTTTAGACTTCTGTTCGTTCTGTTCTGGAGTTATTAACCCTACGAGTATTGCGTTTTCGGTAGGAGTTTCAGTAAGTATAAATTCCTTCATCAATATTGACTTTCATATAAAATTGAGAACAAATTT is a genomic window of Dysgonomonadaceae bacterium PH5-43 containing:
- a CDS encoding GTP-binding protein HflX (product_source=KO:K03665; cath_funfam=3.40.50.300; cog=COG2262; ko=KO:K03665; pfam=PF01926,PF13167,PF16360; smart=SM00382; superfamily=52540; tigrfam=TIGR03156); translation: MKEFILTETPTENAILVGLITPEQNEQKSKEYLDELEFLASTAGITAEKRFTQRVDYPHPVTFVGSGKLQEIKAYTEDEDNEISMVIFDDELSPKQLRNLESELKVKIMDRTSLILDIFASRAQTANAKVQVELAQYNYMLPRLKRLWTHLERQSGGGSGGFRMRGPGETQLETDRRIILSKISKLKEDLKEIDKQKANQRKNRGKLVRVALVGYTNVGKSTLMNLLSKSDVFAENKLFATLDTTVRKVTISNLAFLLSDTVGFIRKLPTELIESFKSTLDEVREADILVHVVDVSHPAFEEQLEVVTQTLNDIDKDDKPTIIVFNKIDAFSYIEKEEDDLTPITKENISLEELKKTWMNKLNDNCVFVSAKDKQNIEELRELLYNRVKEIHVQRFPYNDFLYQEYDEENYE
- a CDS encoding fumarate hydratase class I (product_source=KO:K01676; cath_funfam=3.20.130.10; cog=COG1838,COG1951; ko=KO:K01676; pfam=PF05681,PF05683; superfamily=117457; tigrfam=TIGR00722,TIGR00723) — encoded protein: MTPPFKYQDPFPLGKDETEYYLLTKDGVSTSSFEGNEILKVEPDALTKLANACFHDCSFYLRPAHQKQVSAILSDPEASENDKFVALTMLRNAEVSSKGVLPFCQDTGTATIIAKKGQQVWTGGGDEEALSKGVYKTYTEENLRYSQTVALDMYTEKNTGTNLPAQIDIQAIDGKEYKFLCIAKGGGSANKTYLFQETKALLNPDSLEKFLIEKMKSLGTAACPPYHIAFVIGGTSADACLKTVKLASTKYYDSLPTEGNEYGQAFRDVELENKMLKAAQKIGLGAQFGGKYLAHDVRIVRLPRHGASCPVGMAVSCSADRNIKAKINADGVWIEKLETHPAQYIPEAYRKAGEGEVVKIDLNRPMKEILADLTKYPVSTRLSLNGTIVVGRDIAHAKLKELLDRGEELPQYIKDHPIYYAGPAKTPEGMACGSMGPTTAGRMDSYVDLFQSHGGSMIMLAKGNRSQQVTDACKKHGGFYLGSIGGPAAILAQDNIKSIECIAYPELGMEAIWKIQVEDFPAFILVDDKGNDFFKQL
- a CDS encoding hypothetical protein (product_source=Hypo-rule applied; pfam=PF00932; superfamily=55003,74853) → MKKSLLLGFVLQITIAVYPQFKDNFDDGLFHSSMRTVNWNGDISDFIVNDYGQLQLDSDVENSPVQLRTVSKSTKNTSWSFFMELEFTPSSSNYARVYLMSEQEDLLDKPNGYFIRLGHTDKNICLMQSQSDKNNKTLIKGEKNRLNVAYYIGIDIKATLDNAGNFNLYSKFYDEDEYVLEGSCVLTDIYPSNYFGIICNFTKTRSQAFFFDNFVVKELSEEDTPKPEEPDKSLTNFGDLLFSEIMANPPNGTSEYVELYNNTKDIINLKNYLFYYGTKAYLLPDEYILPNSYFVLSKESMTSFPTLANAGKLLMLTTQKGDLISWFEYSDYMYNDTEKKKGGWSLECKDLSNMSNVSDNWSASITQGGTPGKDNSIKCDNPDNYPLELTSVLPQGDATYLLEFSKPINPETITTKTSYSLDNSEYSITNIESNYPQSTEALIQLNKELPEDVWITLSLNGIKDLSGASFNINNSTKLGYASQADEKDILINEILFNPPADCDEYIELINNSQKNIDLRFLSITNRKPSDNSFNKTYPLCKLPFVLKPKEYAVITKSKQILKTFYNCDEKALFAEPASMPSLSNVSGCVVVLNNTDDIVDEFYYNQSLHSSGVSNKKGVALERLSLDIETNEPSNWTSASSLSGYGTPGYRNSQLAGIEITKSSNNKFTLEYPDFEGGEYTFHYNLDKPNYNCRIVLFDIAGRMVSSIVNNETLGVSGTIIWRNNQQLVEGVYICFIEIFDKEGHKDVFKIPMVIGHR